In Rosa rugosa chromosome 4, drRosRugo1.1, whole genome shotgun sequence, the genomic stretch TTGTTGGTCCTGTGGCTTGGGCCAGAAGGGGGGATTTTAGGACGCTTTGACATGAGCATAATCCTGAGAAGCTGCTTCCACCTCGATGGTGCTACAAATCAAATAGCAGCAGTCTGTTCTTCACAGTTGGTGCATTCTTTTGTAAAGCATCTAGGCTTAGTGTTCTGTGATCATTTGGTGCCACCAGGCAAGTTCTAGTTGTTGATGTTATGGCTGCCAAAACTGAGAGAAATCAAAACTTTGATGGTATATAGTGAGGGCAGTAGGACACCATAAATCGAAGTTGTGTGTAAAATAGCATGCATTATGAACATGTGGTTATACTGAAATAAAGCATCACATATATTTGGGAGGGATCAAACCACAAATGAAATTTCATCTCTtttccaataatttttttttacctcgaCTTCCTTTGATGTAAACACTGGCCTGTAAAGTATTAGAGTTTTCCCAAATGTAATCTTCAGAAACTTGATGAACACTGTTTGGAAGCTGCAACAAATTCAATCAGTTCATGATGAACACAATTATTTGATGCTTATAATCATATGAAATGTTACAGAACAGAGCTATTGGAATTGAGGAAAAAGGAAGATAAACATACCAAGTAAACCAGAACAAAAATGAGGGTTTTTTTCACTATATGTTTCAAGTAAAACATAACAATTACTTGTGCTGCTTAAACTTAACATTGCAATGATCAGCATAGGCTTTGTACCTCTCAAATTAATCTTCGCTCCAAAGTAGAAGTACTGCTGTTTAGCCCTAACCTCTCAAGTTCAGCTTCAAACATTGCCTCTATTTTACTCATCGACTCTGAACTCGTAGAACTCTACGATCATACTTGTCCTTATTCTGTTCAGGAAATTTGTTCTAAATCCAACATCAGTAACTATCATCATGTGATCTTCCAGTGTGCTTTCAGTCTGTAGTGTTTATTTGTTCCAAACAAATAACCTACTaacatgaaagaaaaaaaatcagaattaCAGGAGAAACTGAAAATGAATTTAAAAAGCATTTAGCTAATGTTTCCTCTTGAAAACCACTACACATTGGTAAAACTAAATATGTAGTAAAGCacctgaaattcaaaatttgaagggGGCAAAAAAGAGCCtgaaattcaaaaaatttgaaGAATTTCTGTTTTCCTCTTTGCATATTCACAATATTTGTTTAAACGAAACTTTAAGATAACATCACTTGCCTCAAACTCAGCATGTCCATGCAGCACAACCTTACATGCTACAATGTGGTGCACAACATGCTTCCAATAGACATTGTCTACAACATGTTCTTATATGAAATGAGTTACAACTTACCACTGATGTTGAAGATCTCCATCAGCAAAATTACATAGACAAAGTAGCTGCACACAGATAAATGAAGACAGGTCTCactaaaaaggaagaaaaaccaGAGACCAAAAGTTACATGGCAGCTGGGAAAAGAAGTGACAAATCAGAAAAGCAGGAAGCAATACTTGGGATAAATGGCCAACCGCGTCTATCCTAATTatatcggaaaaaaaaaatgataactATTAACTACTATGATTCATTCCTTATTATTGTCCCAAGCCAACAAAGTAATTTGCCTTTTCGATTTTTGCAAGCTTTATTTGATCCAAATACAAAGACAACAAATTGATATGTAAATCAGATGAATAGTGACTAATAAAACATGGATATGCCTAGCAGTAATAAAGTAAACTGACCCGACCTTCTTGTTAAAAACTGGAGCTGTTTAAAACGCAAAAAGTACTGGATACAAAGCAAACGAAAGACCGATTAGGATAGCTAGAAAACTGCATACAAATAACTAATTCAAGGAAATCAGTTTAAAGTATGTTGGTATTGACTCTACTAAACCAAAATCTTACCAATCTAAGCAAGAGCTTCccgtctctctcttctccttcttttcgtTCTTGCCTGTTctcttgtctctctctctctctctctctttttgtttcgTCTCGTCCCTTTCTCTGTGTTGGGGGAATAACTAAATCCCAAAAGAAAATACTAATCTCTGCAACCAAAACCCAgaattagaaaatcaaataaaatgCTACTTGTCTTAAACTCAATTTATATTTAACCATTTTCAGTTTATACTCTGATCCTACCTATTCTTTCTGAAACAGAGCGAGAAAATCATAAGGAAAAAAGATTCAAGTCAAGCTCAAATTTTTTAAACAACTATAAGCACTCAGGAAATATATCATGGTAAATATTCACAGTATCAACATAGTTAACAATAACTGAGCAGGCACGCCTGAAGAATTGGATGCATTCCTACAAAATAAAATGATTAAATTCAACTTGGATCCTAGAGAAACAAATAACTTTAGAAAAGTTTCTTTATGTAACAAAGTTTAGATTTTTCAATAGAACTATGGTATGAAGACGGTATCTGCTATGAGTAAAGTACCTAACACCAGTGGTACCAACTCTCCAAGTTTTAGACGGAAGAGCAGATACAGGGGTTAGAATTGGAAACAGAGCAGTGTGTGCGCCTGAACAATTTACAATACACAGATTGAAAAGCATACAGAGCAAGAAGAAGACGATTGCAAATCCCAGATGATGTTAAGGACTACccaaaatcaaatttcaaacaGAAACTACAACTATCCATCCACCAATTGAAATCTAATCGCTATATTGCATGGCTGTAGCTTCTGGCTTCCCTCAAAAACCAACTTGTTGTGCTAAATAACCCAATTGAATAAAATTTACAGGAAtcaaagaataaaaacaaaagtaCCCAATTGAAATCAAGGCTGAAACTTTAGTGTAGAAACCAATGCAAATTTGAAAGGAGAAGAGTGGGTACTGACTCTCTTGGTCCAATTCAATGGCCTTGTACTGGACTCCCAATTTTAGAACGAAGAGCTGCTTCACACAAACACAGTAAGGACAAAGCTTGTTGCTGCGAAACAAAATCTCATTGTCAAATTTCCATATTGGTTCAAAACGATCGacaattctata encodes the following:
- the LOC133745366 gene encoding uncharacterized protein LOC133745366 isoform X2, which codes for MALGKVKELVSSNPVVIFSNKLCPYCVCVKQLFVLKLGVQYKAIELDQEKISIFFWDLVIPPTQRKGRDETKRERERERQENRQERKEGEERDGKLLLRLYFLRFKQLQFLTRSYFVYVILLMEIFNISGYLFGTNKHYRLKAHWKIT
- the LOC133745366 gene encoding uncharacterized protein LOC133745366 isoform X1 — protein: MALGKVKELVSSNPVVIFSNKLCPYCVCVKQLFVLKLGVQYKAIELDQEKISIFFWDLVIPPTQRKGRDETKRERERERQENRQERKEGEERDGKLLLRLYFLRFKQLQFLTRSYFVYVILLMEIFNISVGYLFGTNKHYRLKAHWKIT
- the LOC133745366 gene encoding uncharacterized protein LOC133745366 isoform X3, with the protein product MALGKVKELVSSNPVVIFSNKLCPYCVCVKQLFVLKLGVQYKAIELDQEKISIFFWDLVIPPTQRKGRDETKRERERERQENRQERKEGEERDGKLLLRLLLCLCNFADGDLQHQCRLFVWNK
- the LOC133745366 gene encoding uncharacterized protein LOC133745366 isoform X4; amino-acid sequence: MALGKVKELVSSNPVVIFSNKLCPYCVCVKQLFVLKLGVQYKAIELDQEKISIFFWDLVIPPTQRKGRDETKRERERERQENRQERKEGEERDGKLLLRLLLCLCNFADGDLQHQWLFVWNK